In bacterium, a single window of DNA contains:
- a CDS encoding glycoside hydrolase family 2 protein, producing the protein MKLDQGWQFRQAGEEKWYPAQVPGEVHTDLLRQGLIADPFYRDNESTLQWIGKTDWEYQTRFTVAAGLRQRENVELVFAGLDTYADVFLNDSLILRADNMFREWRVACKSLLRAGENTLRVHFRSPINEVLPRMAQLSYQLPAVNDHGEKTSPYTRKAPYHFGWDWGPRFVTSGIWQPVLLEAWEEARVVDLQIIQNQLTEKSARLTAAVEIHATRPQQAEIRIASAENAFPPQTVRCELTPGVQTHRLDFTIANPRLWWPNGMGEQPLYTIHAQLQAGGKNVGQASRRVGLRTVELWQQPDAWGRSFEFVVNGVPVFAKGGNWIPADNFLNRIDAARYAKLLHAVQEANMNMLRVWGGGIYENEKFYELCDELGLMVWQDFMFACSMYPAQPADLANLEQEAIHQVKRLRNHPSLVLWCGNNEVEAGWKGWGWQQQCPDSVWQDYLKIFHGVLPKVCATYDPARPYWPSSPTSYNQEDWPGSPNSGDMHYWGVWHGAEPFAAYLQQTPRFMSEYGFQSFPQLKTIKQFALPEDYDLASPVMVTHQKHGRGNELIRTYTLREFPEPTDFASFLYVSQIVQAEGLKLGTEHLRRLRPRCMGALYWQIDDCWPVASWSSLDYYGRWKALHYFARRFFSPILVSPHHDSTKVEVYIVSDERAPVAATLHLSLIEFNGKVLRQEERPVWVRALSSTNYFSFNKNEWLPAGEEQRAFLLAELHAANGEVLSANTLLFKPVKELRLPSSQISKQVTATANGFQITLAADQFASHVFLTADEHEGFFTDNYFHLVPGRPVTVEFQTEGKIALADFERSLQVKSLTDAFAAPLAHLE; encoded by the coding sequence ATGAAACTCGATCAAGGCTGGCAGTTCCGCCAGGCCGGTGAGGAGAAATGGTACCCCGCGCAGGTGCCGGGCGAGGTGCACACCGATTTGTTGCGCCAGGGCTTGATTGCAGATCCCTTCTATCGCGACAACGAAAGCACATTGCAGTGGATCGGTAAAACCGACTGGGAATATCAGACCCGCTTCACGGTTGCCGCCGGCCTGCGCCAGCGCGAGAACGTCGAGCTCGTGTTTGCCGGATTGGATACCTATGCCGACGTCTTTTTGAATGATTCGCTGATTCTGCGCGCCGACAACATGTTCCGCGAATGGCGCGTGGCCTGCAAATCCCTGCTGCGCGCCGGCGAAAACACCCTGCGCGTGCATTTCCGCTCGCCCATCAACGAAGTGTTGCCGCGCATGGCGCAGTTGAGTTATCAATTGCCCGCGGTCAATGATCACGGCGAGAAGACCAGCCCCTACACCCGCAAGGCGCCTTATCATTTCGGATGGGATTGGGGCCCGCGCTTCGTCACCAGCGGGATTTGGCAGCCGGTGCTGTTGGAGGCGTGGGAGGAAGCCCGCGTCGTTGATCTGCAAATCATCCAAAATCAACTCACCGAAAAGAGCGCACGCCTCACCGCCGCGGTCGAGATTCATGCCACGCGGCCGCAGCAAGCTGAGATCAGAATTGCCTCGGCGGAGAATGCTTTTCCGCCGCAAACCGTCCGCTGCGAGCTGACCCCCGGCGTGCAAACGCATCGCCTCGACTTCACCATTGCGAACCCGCGGCTGTGGTGGCCCAACGGCATGGGTGAGCAACCGCTGTACACGATTCACGCACAGTTGCAGGCGGGCGGCAAAAACGTTGGCCAGGCCTCCCGCCGCGTGGGCTTGCGCACGGTGGAATTATGGCAGCAACCGGATGCCTGGGGCCGCAGTTTCGAGTTCGTCGTCAATGGCGTGCCGGTTTTTGCCAAGGGCGGCAACTGGATTCCCGCCGACAATTTCCTGAATCGCATCGACGCCGCGCGCTATGCGAAGTTGCTGCATGCCGTGCAAGAGGCCAACATGAACATGCTGCGGGTGTGGGGCGGCGGCATCTATGAAAACGAAAAATTCTATGAACTGTGCGATGAGCTGGGCCTCATGGTATGGCAGGATTTCATGTTCGCCTGTTCGATGTATCCGGCGCAGCCCGCGGACCTGGCCAACCTCGAGCAGGAAGCGATTCATCAGGTCAAGCGCTTGCGCAATCATCCCAGCCTCGTGTTGTGGTGCGGCAACAACGAAGTCGAAGCCGGCTGGAAGGGCTGGGGCTGGCAGCAGCAATGCCCGGACAGCGTATGGCAGGATTATTTGAAAATCTTCCACGGCGTGTTGCCCAAAGTGTGCGCCACGTATGATCCCGCGCGGCCTTACTGGCCCAGTTCGCCCACTTCCTACAATCAGGAGGACTGGCCCGGCTCGCCCAACTCTGGTGACATGCACTATTGGGGCGTGTGGCACGGCGCCGAACCTTTTGCCGCTTATCTGCAGCAGACCCCGCGCTTCATGAGCGAATATGGTTTCCAGTCTTTCCCGCAGCTCAAAACCATCAAGCAATTCGCGCTGCCGGAGGACTATGACCTGGCCTCGCCGGTGATGGTGACCCACCAGAAGCACGGCCGCGGCAATGAATTGATTCGCACCTACACGCTGCGCGAATTTCCCGAGCCCACAGATTTCGCCTCATTTTTGTACGTCAGCCAGATTGTGCAGGCGGAAGGCCTCAAGCTCGGCACCGAGCATCTGCGCCGGCTGCGGCCACGCTGCATGGGCGCGTTGTACTGGCAGATCGATGACTGCTGGCCCGTGGCCTCGTGGTCCTCGCTTGACTACTACGGCCGGTGGAAGGCGCTGCATTACTTCGCCCGCCGCTTCTTCAGTCCGATTCTGGTCAGCCCACATCATGACAGCACAAAGGTTGAAGTGTATATCGTCTCTGACGAGCGCGCACCGGTGGCGGCGACGCTGCATCTCAGTCTGATCGAATTCAACGGCAAGGTTTTACGGCAGGAAGAAAGGCCGGTGTGGGTGAGAGCCTTGAGCAGCACGAACTACTTCTCCTTCAACAAGAATGAATGGCTGCCGGCCGGGGAGGAACAGCGCGCTTTCCTGCTCGCCGAGCTGCACGCTGCGAACGGGGAAGTCCTGTCGGCGAACACGCTGCTCTTCAAGCCAGTGAAGGAGTTGCGCCTGCCCTCGTCCCAAATCAGCAAGCAGGTGACTGCGACAGCGAACGGCTTCCAGATCACGCTGGCCGCGGATCAATTTGCCAGCCATGTCTTCCTCACCGCGGATGAGCATGAGGGATTTTTCACCGACAACTATTTTCATCTCGTGCCGGGCCGGCCGGTGACCGTCGAATTTCAAACAGAGGGAAAGATCGCGCTGGCCGATTTCGAGCGCAGCCTGCAGGTGAAGTCGCTGACTGACGCCTTTGCCGCGCCGCTCGCCCACCTGGAATGA
- a CDS encoding FtsQ-type POTRA domain-containing protein, producing the protein MAAKRYGKSFFFATTFMLSGLHLQNWVGHDASFQVQQVVVKGNVLLSAETILKTAQVPQGERTFQINVSEIEARLEALPFVREVQVSRAYPSTVEIWVKEQQPVALLNQKGLWPLAADGEVLPQVEAGVRLDLPVVTGAALDPAAEGKRLSAAGVQLCEFIRTLRQQNAVMYHDISEFQLQANGGLILYLYSHGVPVYVGRQAWLERCERLDTVLRQLPEHGGRLAAIDLRFENQVVTRVAG; encoded by the coding sequence ATGGCAGCAAAACGCTACGGCAAATCATTCTTCTTTGCAACCACCTTCATGCTCAGCGGCCTGCATCTGCAGAATTGGGTGGGCCACGACGCCAGCTTTCAAGTGCAGCAGGTCGTGGTGAAGGGCAATGTCCTGCTGAGCGCGGAGACGATTCTCAAGACGGCGCAAGTGCCGCAGGGCGAGCGCACGTTTCAGATCAACGTCAGTGAAATTGAAGCGCGCCTGGAAGCGCTGCCTTTTGTGCGCGAAGTGCAGGTGAGCCGCGCCTATCCCTCGACCGTCGAGATCTGGGTGAAAGAACAGCAGCCGGTGGCGCTGCTCAATCAAAAGGGTTTGTGGCCGCTCGCCGCTGATGGCGAAGTGCTGCCGCAGGTGGAAGCCGGCGTCCGGCTGGATTTGCCGGTGGTGACGGGCGCGGCGCTGGATCCTGCGGCAGAGGGCAAACGGCTGTCGGCTGCCGGCGTGCAACTCTGCGAATTCATCCGCACGCTGCGGCAGCAGAATGCGGTGATGTATCACGACATTTCCGAATTTCAATTGCAGGCCAACGGGGGATTGATTCTGTATCTCTATTCACATGGGGTGCCGGTTTATGTGGGCCGCCAGGCCTGGCTCGAACGCTGCGAGCGTCTGGATACCGTGCTGCGGCAACTGCCGGAGCACGGCGGCCGGCTGGCTGCCATTGATTTGCGCTTTGAGAACCAAGTTGTGACGAGAGTCGCGGGATAA
- the ftsZ gene encoding cell division protein FtsZ, with protein MNLRLNFDEGSLMAARMKVVGVGGAGCNAVNRMIAAGLTGVDFVAINTDVQALDTSKSTHRVQIGKTTTRGLGAGADPEIGRKAIEEDREMVAEILEDCDMVFVTCGMGGGTGTGAAPIVAEIAKDLGALTVAIVTKPFSFEGNKRWKRAEEGLMEMKQRVDTMIVIPNQRLLAVVPKGTPLVEAFRQADDVLLHATKGISDLITIPGLINLDFADVRTVMSEMGDALMGAGVANGDERAIRAAQQAISSPLLEDVSIAGALGVLVNITGGPDLTLHEVNDAASVVSEAAGSEANVIFGAVIDESMRDDVRVTVIATGFRSNSRGAANGRQSRLPRFIDTTVKELDIPTYQRREKNGHNGHAEPIIRPLEEEYVPMPEPPADYDVPAFLRKRMG; from the coding sequence ATGAATCTACGATTAAATTTCGATGAAGGCAGCTTGATGGCGGCACGCATGAAAGTGGTCGGCGTTGGTGGCGCCGGCTGCAATGCCGTCAATCGTATGATTGCCGCGGGCTTGACCGGTGTTGATTTCGTCGCCATCAACACGGATGTGCAAGCGCTCGACACGTCCAAGTCGACGCACCGTGTCCAAATCGGCAAAACCACCACGCGCGGGCTGGGCGCGGGCGCGGATCCCGAAATCGGCCGCAAAGCCATCGAAGAAGACCGCGAGATGGTCGCGGAGATTCTCGAAGACTGCGACATGGTTTTCGTCACCTGCGGCATGGGCGGCGGCACCGGCACCGGCGCCGCGCCGATTGTCGCGGAAATCGCCAAGGATCTCGGCGCGCTCACCGTCGCTATCGTCACCAAACCGTTCAGCTTCGAGGGCAACAAACGCTGGAAGCGCGCGGAAGAAGGCCTGATGGAGATGAAGCAGCGGGTGGACACCATGATCGTCATTCCCAACCAGCGCCTGCTCGCGGTGGTGCCCAAAGGCACGCCGCTGGTGGAGGCCTTTCGCCAGGCGGACGACGTGTTGCTGCACGCCACCAAGGGCATCTCCGACTTGATCACCATTCCGGGTTTGATCAATCTCGACTTCGCCGACGTCCGCACCGTGATGAGCGAGATGGGGGACGCGCTCATGGGCGCGGGGGTAGCCAATGGCGACGAGCGCGCGATTCGCGCGGCGCAGCAGGCCATCTCCAGCCCGCTGCTCGAAGACGTGTCGATCGCGGGCGCGCTCGGCGTGCTGGTCAACATCACCGGCGGCCCGGATTTGACCCTGCATGAAGTGAATGACGCGGCCAGCGTGGTCTCCGAGGCCGCCGGCAGTGAGGCCAACGTCATCTTCGGCGCGGTGATCGACGAAAGCATGCGCGACGACGTGCGCGTCACCGTGATTGCCACCGGCTTTCGCAGCAACAGCCGCGGCGCGGCCAACGGCAGGCAAAGCCGGCTGCCGCGCTTCATCGACACCACGGTCAAAGAACTCGACATTCCGACCTATCAGCGCCGCGAGAAAAACGGCCACAACGGCCATGCCGAGCCGATTATCCGCCCGCTGGAAGAAGAATATGTGCCGATGCCGGAGCCGCCCGCCGATTATGACGTGCCGGCATTCCTGCGCAAACGAATGGGATGA
- the mgrA gene encoding L-glyceraldehyde 3-phosphate reductase → MPAQPNPDRYQEMTYRRCGRSGLKLPAISLGLWHNAGDVDPLENTRALVRLAFDSGITHFDLANNYGPPPGSAESNFGRILKEDLAAYRDEMIISTKAGYLMWPGPYGEWGSRKYLLASLDQSLKRMGLDYVDIFYSHRPDPETPLEETMMALDHAVRQGKALYAGISNYSTEQTRRADQILRALGTPCLIHQPVYHMFNRWVEESLLALLAQQGLGCIPFSPLAQGLLTARYLSGIPADSRAAKPTGFLKADQVTTEKIEKVKKLNELAQQRGQTLAQMALAWILRHPAVTSVLIGASRPAQLQENLQTLQNLHFAAAELAAIDAILA, encoded by the coding sequence ATGCCCGCGCAACCGAATCCCGATCGCTATCAAGAAATGACCTATCGCCGCTGCGGCCGCAGCGGCCTGAAGCTGCCTGCGATTTCGCTCGGCCTGTGGCACAACGCCGGTGACGTCGATCCACTGGAAAACACCCGCGCCCTCGTGCGGCTGGCGTTTGACAGCGGCATTACGCATTTTGACCTGGCCAACAACTACGGCCCGCCGCCGGGTTCGGCCGAAAGCAATTTCGGCAGAATTCTCAAAGAAGATCTGGCCGCCTACCGTGACGAGATGATCATCTCCACCAAGGCCGGCTATCTCATGTGGCCCGGCCCGTACGGCGAATGGGGCTCACGCAAATACTTGCTGGCCAGCCTCGATCAAAGCCTCAAGCGCATGGGACTGGACTACGTTGACATTTTCTACAGCCATCGCCCGGATCCCGAAACCCCGCTTGAAGAAACCATGATGGCGCTGGATCACGCCGTGCGCCAGGGCAAGGCGCTTTACGCCGGCATTTCCAACTACAGCACCGAGCAAACCCGCCGCGCCGACCAAATCCTGCGCGCCCTCGGCACGCCCTGTTTGATTCACCAACCGGTGTACCACATGTTCAATCGCTGGGTGGAAGAAAGCCTGCTCGCGCTGCTGGCGCAGCAGGGCCTCGGCTGCATTCCCTTTTCACCGCTGGCGCAGGGTCTGCTCACCGCGCGTTATTTGTCCGGCATTCCGGCGGACTCACGCGCCGCCAAACCCACGGGCTTTTTGAAGGCGGATCAAGTCACCACCGAAAAAATCGAGAAGGTGAAAAAATTGAATGAGCTGGCGCAGCAGCGCGGCCAGACGCTGGCGCAAATGGCGCTGGCGTGGATTCTGCGCCACCCCGCCGTGACCTCCGTGCTCATCGGCGCGAGCCGGCCGGCGCAATTGCAGGAGAACCTGCAGACCCTGCAGAATCTCCATTTCGCCGCAGCCGAGCTGGCGGCAATCGATGCGATCTTGGCGTGA
- a CDS encoding glycoside hydrolase family 3 C-terminal domain-containing protein, translating to MRRHFLRCPGLLPALLVLLLPLIAFCQGQAMMTDSPPYLDPARPLAERVQDLLSRMTRAEKISQMLHEAPAVPRLGIPAYNYWSEALHGVARNGRATVFPQAIGLAATWDVDLLQRVAAAIGDEARAKFHETVRRRGFTGQYQGLTFWSPNINLFRDPRWGRGQETYGEDPFLTGELGAAFVRGLQGNHPRYLKAAACAKHFAVHSGPEKDRHHFDARVSLRDLHDTYLPAFKKLVTEAGVEAVMAAYNRVNGEPCCASQRLLVEILRGQWQFEGHVVSDCWALEDIHARHRFTPGPVETAALALQAGCDLSCGVTYDKIGEAIDRGLLAEADLDRALARTLRTRFKLGLFDPPEMVPYTAIPPSVIGSAEHRSLALEAARKAIVLLKNQDQLLPIRPDTRKILVTGQNAASVDALLGNYFGLNDNLTTILEGIAGRAPEGMRVTYLVGTQLHAPSVNPQDWAFYTPAANEVVVACLGLSPLLEGEEGEAILSPDRGDRLDLALPPVQVEFLRKLSSRGAKIVLILHGGSPIILGEVENWVQAILFVWYPGEAGGQAVAEILFGDASPSGRLPITFPRSLAQLPAFEDYRMPGRTYRYLTAAPLYPFGYGLSYTQFAYHDLRLPRARIAPGESLPLQITVTNTGNRPGEEVVQFYLSDLQATVTVPQHKLIGFQRVALAASESKTLTFTITPEHMMLVDEAGEQRLEPGQFRLTVGGCSPGARGVQLGMPEPARAVFAVQ from the coding sequence ATGCGCCGCCACTTTCTCCGCTGCCCCGGCCTGCTTCCGGCGCTGCTTGTGCTGCTCCTGCCGCTCATCGCCTTTTGCCAGGGCCAAGCAATGATGACAGACTCTCCTCCTTATCTCGATCCGGCGCGTCCGCTGGCCGAGCGCGTGCAGGATTTGCTCTCCCGCATGACGCGCGCCGAAAAGATCAGTCAGATGCTGCATGAGGCACCGGCAGTGCCGCGCCTCGGCATTCCCGCCTACAACTATTGGAGTGAAGCTTTGCACGGCGTCGCGCGCAACGGCCGCGCCACCGTGTTTCCGCAAGCCATCGGCTTGGCGGCCACGTGGGACGTAGACTTGCTGCAGCGGGTCGCAGCCGCCATCGGCGATGAAGCCCGCGCCAAATTTCACGAAACGGTGCGGCGCCGCGGTTTTACCGGCCAGTATCAAGGCCTCACGTTTTGGTCGCCGAACATCAACCTCTTTCGCGATCCGCGCTGGGGCCGCGGCCAGGAAACCTATGGCGAAGATCCCTTTCTCACCGGCGAACTGGGTGCCGCGTTTGTGCGCGGCTTGCAGGGCAATCATCCCCGCTATCTCAAAGCCGCAGCATGCGCCAAGCATTTTGCGGTGCACAGCGGTCCGGAGAAAGACCGCCACCATTTCGATGCCCGAGTGTCGTTGCGCGACTTGCACGACACTTATTTGCCTGCGTTCAAAAAACTGGTGACGGAAGCCGGCGTCGAGGCAGTGATGGCGGCATACAATCGCGTGAACGGCGAGCCGTGCTGTGCCAGTCAACGGCTGCTGGTGGAAATTCTGCGCGGCCAGTGGCAATTCGAGGGTCACGTCGTGTCCGATTGTTGGGCGCTGGAAGACATCCATGCCCGCCATCGCTTCACGCCAGGCCCGGTGGAAACTGCGGCGCTGGCGCTCCAGGCCGGCTGCGACCTGAGCTGCGGCGTGACCTACGACAAAATCGGCGAGGCCATTGATCGCGGTTTGCTGGCTGAAGCGGATCTCGATCGCGCGCTGGCGCGCACACTGCGCACGCGGTTCAAGCTCGGCCTGTTCGATCCGCCGGAAATGGTGCCCTATACCGCCATTCCACCCAGCGTGATCGGCAGCGCGGAACACCGCAGCCTGGCGCTGGAGGCGGCGCGCAAAGCGATCGTGCTGCTCAAAAATCAAGACCAGCTTTTGCCGATCCGGCCGGACACGCGCAAGATTCTGGTGACCGGCCAGAACGCGGCGAGTGTCGATGCGCTGCTGGGCAATTATTTTGGATTGAATGACAACCTCACCACCATTCTTGAAGGCATTGCCGGACGGGCGCCGGAAGGCATGCGCGTGACCTATCTCGTGGGCACCCAGTTGCACGCGCCCAGCGTGAATCCGCAGGATTGGGCCTTTTACACGCCGGCGGCCAACGAAGTCGTGGTCGCATGTTTGGGCCTTTCGCCGCTGCTGGAGGGCGAAGAGGGCGAAGCGATTCTTTCACCGGATCGCGGTGACCGGTTGGATCTTGCGCTGCCGCCGGTTCAAGTCGAATTTCTCCGCAAATTGTCAAGCCGGGGCGCGAAGATCGTGCTCATTTTGCACGGCGGCAGCCCGATCATTTTGGGGGAAGTTGAGAATTGGGTGCAGGCCATCTTGTTTGTGTGGTATCCCGGTGAGGCCGGCGGCCAGGCCGTGGCTGAGATTCTGTTCGGCGACGCTTCACCCTCGGGCCGGCTGCCGATCACTTTTCCGCGGTCGCTGGCGCAGTTGCCGGCATTCGAGGATTACCGCATGCCGGGCCGCACTTATCGCTATCTGACCGCCGCGCCGCTCTATCCCTTTGGCTATGGCCTGAGCTACACGCAATTTGCCTATCACGATCTGCGGCTGCCACGCGCACGCATTGCTCCCGGCGAGTCCTTGCCGCTGCAAATCACGGTGACCAACACCGGCAACCGGCCGGGCGAAGAAGTGGTGCAATTCTACTTGAGCGATTTGCAGGCAACGGTGACCGTGCCGCAGCATAAGCTGATCGGCTTTCAGCGGGTCGCGCTGGCAGCGAGCGAAAGCAAGACCCTGACCTTCACCATCACGCCGGAACACATGATGCTGGTGGACGAGGCCGGCGAGCAGAGACTGGAACCCGGCCAGTTCCGGCTGACCGTCGGCGGTTGTTCGCCGGGCGCGCGCGGCGTGCAACTCGGCATGCCCGAGCCGGCGCGCGCGGTCTTTGCGGTGCAGTGA
- the ftsA gene encoding cell division protein FtsA, which yields MVLDYICALDIGTTKICALIAEVDEHGQLKIIGMGTTPSEGLRRGVVINLERTIQSILRAKDEAERMAGVEIQAVYTGIAGDHIRSVNGRGVVAVTGEDHVITQEDKRRVIDAAKAVALPFDREIIHILPQAFIVDDQRGIDDPVGMSGVRLEAEVHIVTGAVTSAQNICRCIERAGMVVQDLVLEPLASSFATLTDDEKNLGVALLDIGGGTTDIAMFYEGCIRHTAIVGLGGKNITNDLAHGLRTPIDRAELLKIAHGAALHVDHDREETIEVFGVGGRPPRKVSRQVLIDIIQPRVEEILELTLNELKKSDYFKLMTAGAVLTGGCAMLPGIIDLAESIFDMPVKLGVPNTVNSVTAEVNKPNHATGVGLILYGYQHKAEAEGLASPNETHLFDKIADRMKRWFGVVNRAA from the coding sequence ATGGTACTCGATTACATCTGCGCGCTGGATATTGGCACCACCAAGATTTGCGCGCTCATTGCCGAGGTGGATGAGCACGGCCAGCTCAAAATCATCGGCATGGGAACCACGCCCTCGGAGGGCTTGCGCCGCGGCGTCGTGATCAATCTCGAACGTACGATTCAATCGATTTTGCGCGCCAAAGACGAAGCCGAACGCATGGCGGGCGTGGAGATACAAGCGGTGTACACCGGCATTGCCGGCGATCACATTCGCAGCGTCAACGGCCGGGGCGTGGTGGCGGTGACCGGCGAAGATCACGTCATCACCCAGGAAGACAAGCGCCGGGTGATCGATGCCGCCAAAGCCGTGGCCCTGCCCTTTGACCGCGAGATCATTCACATTTTGCCGCAAGCCTTCATCGTCGATGATCAGCGCGGCATCGACGATCCCGTCGGCATGAGCGGCGTGCGCCTGGAGGCGGAAGTGCATATCGTCACCGGCGCGGTGACCTCCGCGCAAAACATCTGCCGCTGCATCGAGCGCGCCGGCATGGTGGTGCAGGATCTCGTGCTCGAGCCGCTCGCTTCCAGCTTCGCCACGCTGACCGATGACGAAAAGAATCTGGGCGTGGCTCTGCTCGACATCGGTGGCGGCACCACCGACATCGCGATGTTCTACGAAGGCTGCATCCGCCACACCGCCATCGTCGGGTTGGGCGGCAAAAACATCACCAATGATCTGGCGCACGGCCTGCGCACGCCCATCGACCGCGCCGAGCTGCTCAAGATCGCGCACGGCGCCGCGTTGCACGTGGACCATGACCGCGAAGAGACCATTGAAGTCTTCGGCGTCGGCGGCCGGCCGCCGCGCAAGGTCTCGCGCCAGGTGCTGATTGACATCATCCAGCCGCGCGTCGAGGAGATTTTGGAGCTCACGCTCAATGAGCTGAAGAAATCCGATTACTTCAAACTCATGACCGCAGGCGCAGTGTTGACCGGCGGCTGCGCCATGCTGCCCGGCATCATCGACCTGGCGGAATCGATTTTCGACATGCCGGTCAAACTCGGCGTGCCCAATACCGTGAATTCCGTGACCGCCGAAGTGAACAAGCCGAATCATGCCACCGGCGTGGGCTTGATTCTCTACGGCTATCAGCATAAAGCCGAAGCTGAAGGTCTGGCCAGCCCGAATGAGACGCATTTGTTCGACAAGATTGCCGACCGCATGAAGCGGTGGTTTGGAGTGGTAAATCGCGCGGCCTGA
- a CDS encoding class I mannose-6-phosphate isomerase — MADSLYPLTFTPVLKHYLWGGRNLERLGRILPPHGVVAESWEISGHQNGVTAVDNGPCAGRLLTDLHAELGLDLIGRNCAWAQARQKFPLLIKLLDANLPLSVQVHPSDDFARTHEGNELGKTEMWVVLQAAPNAELILGVKAGTTPAAFRQAVESGRLEPFLHRLPVKAGDHICVPAGSLHAIMSGLLIAEIQQNSDTTYRVYDWNRVGDDGRPRPLHLEKAMAVINFAQVEPGLRPPELVAEQKGVRRWRLCANQYFVTERVQMAAGATFTGACNGESLEIWGVIAGEVRINRMTLAAVRFTLLPAALGEFAVTAVTGATLLRTYAGA; from the coding sequence ATGGCAGACTCCCTTTATCCTCTGACCTTTACTCCCGTGTTGAAACATTATCTCTGGGGCGGCCGGAATCTCGAACGGCTGGGGCGCATCCTGCCGCCGCACGGCGTGGTCGCCGAAAGCTGGGAAATCTCCGGACATCAAAACGGCGTGACCGCCGTTGACAACGGCCCTTGCGCCGGCCGTTTGCTCACCGATCTGCATGCCGAGCTGGGCCTGGATTTGATCGGCCGCAATTGTGCCTGGGCGCAGGCGCGGCAGAAGTTTCCCCTGCTCATCAAATTGTTGGATGCCAATCTCCCGCTCTCGGTGCAGGTGCATCCCAGCGATGATTTCGCGCGCACGCACGAGGGCAACGAGCTTGGCAAAACCGAGATGTGGGTCGTGTTGCAGGCCGCGCCTAACGCCGAGTTGATCCTGGGTGTCAAAGCCGGCACCACGCCCGCGGCGTTTCGCCAGGCAGTCGAATCCGGCCGGCTGGAGCCGTTCCTGCACCGGCTGCCGGTCAAGGCGGGCGATCACATCTGCGTGCCGGCCGGCTCGCTGCATGCGATCATGAGCGGTCTGCTGATCGCGGAAATTCAGCAGAATTCCGACACCACCTATCGTGTGTATGATTGGAACCGCGTCGGAGACGATGGCCGGCCGCGGCCATTGCACCTCGAAAAGGCGATGGCCGTGATCAACTTCGCGCAAGTCGAGCCGGGCCTGCGGCCACCTGAGCTGGTTGCGGAGCAGAAGGGCGTGCGGCGCTGGCGGTTGTGTGCGAATCAATACTTCGTGACCGAGCGCGTGCAGATGGCCGCGGGTGCGACTTTCACCGGCGCCTGCAACGGCGAGAGTCTGGAAATCTGGGGCGTGATTGCGGGAGAGGTCCGCATCAATCGCATGACGCTCGCTGCCGTGCGTTTCACGTTGCTGCCCGCGGCCCTGGGCGAATTTGCCGTGACGGCCGTAACTGGCGCCACCTTGCTGCGAACTTATGCCGGAGCTTGA